A region of the Cloacibacillus sp. genome:
CCTGCGGCTCTTCATAGGAAAAGCCGTCAATCCGGCGCATCAGAACCCGGACTTTCCAACCGAACTGCGCGTAAAGTCGCGTCTGCTGGACGACCTGGGGGCGGCTATGGAGCGTATAGGACGCAGAGTTGAGAAAAAATATTACTGAGCCTTTGGCGGCGCGGCAAACAAAACGCGGGACGGAGCGCGTGGGAGCATGAGCTTCGCCGCGCAGAAGTATCGCGGCGCGCCGCTTTTTGGCACGCTTTCTGAAATACTCACCGAGGCGCAAGCCTCGCTTGTTGCCATGACGGGCGGCGGCGGCAAAAGCTCGCTGCTTTACGGGCTTGGCGCCGCGCTTTGCGCGGCGTGTCCCGTGCTGCTTACCACGACGACGAAAATATTCAAGCCTAAGCCCGAAGAGTGCGCGAACGTCGTCGTCGGGCCGCTTTGCTTTGCCTGCGAGCTTCTGCGAAATACGCGCCGCCCCGCAATGATTGCGGCCGCCGCAGCAGCCGCGGGCGAAAAGCTTGTCGGATACGAGCCGGAGGAGCTTTCCGCGATAAAGGCGCTCCAAGACGAACGCCTCGTAATTGCCGAATGCGACGGTTCGCGCGGCCGTTCGGTAAAACATTACGAAAGCTGGGAGCCGCCGGTGCCGCAGAGGACGGACGTGCTTTTTGCCGTGGCGGGCG
Encoded here:
- the yqeC gene encoding selenium cofactor biosynthesis protein YqeC; protein product: MSFAAQKYRGAPLFGTLSEILTEAQASLVAMTGGGGKSSLLYGLGAALCAACPVLLTTTTKIFKPKPEECANVVVGPLCFACELLRNTRRPAMIAAAAAAAGEKLVGYEPEELSAIKALQDERLVIAECDGSRGRSVKHYESWEPPVPQRTDVLFAVAGADALFAPVCEASVFRAVEFCAEHGAAAGCALSLPLFMKYLTHENGPLK